One window of Marinomonas primoryensis genomic DNA carries:
- the ubiA gene encoding 4-hydroxybenzoate octaprenyltransferase — translation MSKLKDYAELTRFNRPIGSFLLMWPTLWALLLAADGMPEWHLLIIFILGVFSMRSAGCVINDYADRKIDGSVDRTKNRPLPSGRVSEKEALLLFSALCVLSFILVLFTDLQTILLSFVGLGLAALYPFMKRYTHLPQLFLGLAFSWAIPMAYSAQGGDLADPELWMLFVANCFWTIAYDTYYAITDRPDDLKIGVKSTAILFAEYDLFVILCLQGLTLSLLTWIGLLAGLSWPYFVSLFVCVGLFYLQFKQAKNRDRQACFRSFLDNNRVGYCVFIGLAANYFL, via the coding sequence ATGAGTAAACTAAAAGATTACGCAGAATTAACGAGATTTAACCGCCCTATTGGTTCATTTTTATTAATGTGGCCGACGTTGTGGGCATTATTGCTTGCCGCTGATGGCATGCCTGAATGGCATTTGCTCATCATTTTTATATTGGGCGTTTTTAGCATGCGTTCAGCGGGTTGTGTGATCAATGATTACGCCGATAGAAAAATCGATGGAAGCGTTGATCGCACAAAAAATCGGCCTTTACCATCTGGTCGAGTGTCAGAAAAAGAAGCCCTTTTACTCTTTTCCGCACTCTGTGTACTGAGTTTTATCTTGGTACTGTTTACCGATCTACAGACCATCTTGCTGTCGTTCGTCGGCTTAGGGCTGGCAGCTCTGTACCCTTTTATGAAACGATACACCCATCTGCCACAGCTTTTTCTTGGATTGGCTTTTTCTTGGGCTATCCCTATGGCATACAGTGCGCAAGGCGGTGATTTAGCCGATCCAGAATTATGGATGTTGTTCGTAGCAAACTGCTTTTGGACTATTGCATACGATACGTATTATGCAATAACAGATCGTCCAGATGACCTCAAAATTGGTGTGAAATCTACTGCTATATTATTTGCAGAATACGACTTATTCGTCATTCTTTGTTTGCAAGGGTTAACCCTGTCATTATTGACATGGATTGGCTTACTCGCAGGACTGAGTTGGCCCTATTTTGTGTCCTTGTTCGTTTGTGTAGGACTCTTTTATTTGCAGTTTAAACAAGCAAAAAATCGCGATCGACAAGCCTGTTTTCGATCTTTTTTAGACAATAACCGCGTTGGTTACTGTGTTTTTATCGGCCTAGCAGCAAACTATTTTTTGTAA
- a CDS encoding amino acid ABC transporter ATP-binding protein: MTDTNMARAQLEQGEEAIIEFNDVNKWYGDFHVLKNINFSIKKGERIVVCGPSGSGKSTMIRCVNRLEEHQKGSILVDGVEMNNNLKNIEAIRKDVGMVFQHFNLFPHLSILENLTLAPIWVRKTPKKEAEEMAMHYLERVKIANQALKYPGQLSGGQQQRVAIARGLCMQPRIMLFDEPTSALDPEMIKEVLDVMVQLAEEGMTMICVTHEMGFAKTVADRVVFMDAGEIVEANEPHQFFDNPQHDRTQMFLSQILNH, encoded by the coding sequence ATGACAGATACAAATATGGCTCGTGCCCAACTTGAGCAGGGCGAAGAAGCAATCATCGAGTTTAATGATGTTAATAAATGGTACGGTGATTTTCACGTACTAAAGAACATTAACTTCAGCATCAAAAAAGGCGAACGCATCGTTGTTTGTGGTCCTTCTGGTTCTGGTAAGTCGACAATGATACGTTGCGTCAACCGTCTAGAAGAACACCAAAAAGGTTCGATTCTGGTTGATGGTGTTGAAATGAACAACAATCTGAAAAACATTGAAGCAATCCGTAAGGATGTGGGTATGGTTTTTCAGCATTTTAACCTATTTCCACACTTGTCGATTCTGGAAAACCTAACGCTAGCACCAATTTGGGTTCGTAAAACACCTAAAAAAGAAGCTGAAGAAATGGCAATGCATTACTTGGAACGCGTCAAAATCGCCAACCAAGCATTGAAATACCCTGGTCAGTTATCTGGTGGTCAACAGCAACGTGTGGCGATCGCTCGCGGTCTTTGTATGCAGCCTCGCATCATGTTGTTTGATGAACCTACATCAGCACTTGATCCAGAAATGATCAAGGAAGTACTGGATGTTATGGTTCAGTTAGCGGAGGAAGGCATGACCATGATATGTGTAACACATGAAATGGGCTTTGCGAAAACCGTTGCCGACCGTGTTGTCTTCATGGACGCAGGGGAAATTGTTGAGGCAAATGAGCCACATCAATTCTTTGATAACCCGCAACATGACCGTACACAAATGTTTTTAAGCCAAATTCTAAATCACTAA
- the lrp gene encoding leucine-responsive transcriptional regulator Lrp, whose translation MDNSSKPLDRLDKKILRELQINGRLSNVELASRVGLSATPCLERVRRLERNGYITGYCALVNPKKVDAGLLVFVEIRLKTTSPEGFNEFKTAVSEIPEILECHLIAGDFEYLLKARVSNMDTYRLLLGETLLTLPHVRESRTYVAMEEVKNTTVVNIP comes from the coding sequence ATGGATAACTCATCAAAACCGCTCGATCGCCTAGATAAAAAAATTCTACGTGAACTGCAGATTAATGGTCGCTTATCGAATGTTGAATTGGCGAGTCGAGTAGGATTAAGTGCCACTCCTTGTTTAGAGCGGGTGCGTCGTTTAGAGCGTAATGGTTATATTACAGGCTACTGTGCTTTAGTAAATCCAAAGAAAGTGGACGCGGGATTACTTGTTTTTGTCGAGATTCGTCTTAAGACAACGTCACCTGAAGGTTTTAATGAATTTAAAACGGCCGTTTCAGAAATTCCAGAAATTTTAGAGTGTCATCTCATTGCTGGGGATTTCGAATACCTTCTAAAAGCACGTGTCTCCAATATGGATACGTATCGTTTGCTATTAGGAGAAACTTTATTAACTCTGCCGCATGTTCGAGAGTCTCGGACCTATGTCGCAATGGAAGAAGTAAAAAACACCACGGTCGTTAATATTCCTTAA
- the phoB gene encoding phosphate regulon transcriptional regulator PhoB: protein MTGKKVLIIDDESSIREMIAIALEMAGYEYLEAENIQQAHEIIVDHRPDLILVDWMMPGGSGIELTRRLKKDSTTAEIPVIMLTAKSEEDNKIQGLEVGADDYITKPFSPRELVARLKAVLRRATPQGVDEPIEIEGLVLDPISQRVTIGTRPLEMGPTEYRLLKFLMTHQERAYSRAQLLDQVWGGNVYVEERTVDVHIRRLRKAIGSTHDSLIQTVRGTGYRFSAKRPL, encoded by the coding sequence GTGACCGGTAAAAAAGTATTAATTATTGATGACGAGTCGTCTATACGCGAAATGATCGCTATAGCACTCGAAATGGCGGGCTACGAATATTTAGAAGCTGAAAACATTCAGCAAGCCCATGAAATCATTGTCGATCATCGACCAGATCTTATTCTGGTCGATTGGATGATGCCTGGTGGTAGCGGTATTGAACTGACTCGCCGACTCAAAAAAGACAGCACAACCGCCGAAATTCCGGTCATAATGCTGACCGCAAAAAGCGAAGAAGACAATAAAATCCAAGGTCTCGAAGTGGGTGCTGATGACTACATCACCAAACCTTTCTCTCCACGTGAGCTGGTTGCGCGACTCAAAGCAGTATTACGACGAGCGACACCTCAAGGCGTTGACGAGCCTATCGAAATAGAAGGCTTGGTCCTTGATCCGATCAGCCAGCGAGTCACTATTGGTACTCGCCCATTAGAAATGGGACCAACAGAGTATCGCTTGTTAAAATTTTTGATGACCCACCAAGAACGTGCTTATTCAAGAGCTCAGCTGTTGGATCAAGTATGGGGTGGAAATGTCTACGTTGAAGAGCGTACGGTTGATGTACATATACGTCGCTTACGCAAAGCCATTGGTAGCACCCACGATTCCCTGATACAAACGGTACGAGGTACTGGCTACCGCTTCTCAGCAAAAAGGCCCCTATGA
- a CDS encoding amino acid ABC transporter permease, with product MAIEFKPSPSLPPPVNSVGAVAWVRQNLLSSPLNIFLTLFSFYVLYLLVPPVIEWGILTATFEGASKADCTGGGACWAFIGVYFEQFMYGLYPSEETWRINLALILLVVLIGTFAVKTVNKLFLSIGILIIYPVIAYFLFAGGVFGLEVVETSLWGGLFLTTLIGVVGIVASFPLGVLLALGRQSNMPIAKSICIVFIETVRAVPLITILFMASVMIPLFLPEGMNFNKLLRVLIGITLFSSAYMAEVIRGGLQAIPKGQYEAADSMGLNYWQSMILVILPQALKLVIPGIVNTFIGLFKDTTLVYIVGMFDLLGRVQAATHDSSWLGTTIEGYAFAGFVFWAACFGMSRYSMRIERKLETGHKRN from the coding sequence ATGGCTATTGAATTTAAACCATCACCAAGCCTTCCACCACCAGTGAATTCTGTTGGTGCTGTGGCATGGGTTCGTCAAAACTTATTGTCGTCCCCTCTCAATATATTTTTAACCTTGTTCAGCTTTTATGTTTTGTATTTGCTTGTTCCACCGGTAATAGAATGGGGCATTCTTACTGCAACATTTGAAGGTGCATCTAAAGCAGACTGTACGGGTGGAGGAGCATGCTGGGCTTTCATCGGTGTGTACTTTGAACAGTTTATGTATGGTCTATATCCATCAGAAGAAACGTGGCGTATTAACTTAGCCTTGATTCTATTGGTGGTTTTGATTGGTACTTTCGCTGTAAAAACGGTTAATAAACTATTCCTCTCCATTGGGATTTTAATTATTTACCCAGTTATTGCTTATTTCCTATTTGCTGGCGGTGTATTCGGACTAGAAGTCGTTGAAACCTCTTTATGGGGTGGCTTGTTCTTAACCACACTCATCGGCGTAGTGGGTATTGTAGCTTCGTTTCCTTTAGGTGTTTTGTTGGCGCTTGGTCGTCAATCAAACATGCCGATAGCGAAGTCTATTTGTATCGTCTTCATTGAAACTGTTCGTGCTGTTCCTTTGATCACTATCTTGTTTATGGCGTCAGTAATGATTCCATTATTCCTGCCTGAAGGTATGAACTTCAACAAGCTATTACGTGTTCTGATCGGTATTACCTTATTCTCTTCTGCTTACATGGCAGAGGTAATTCGTGGTGGTTTACAAGCCATTCCAAAAGGTCAATACGAAGCTGCCGACTCAATGGGATTAAACTACTGGCAATCCATGATTTTGGTGATTTTGCCACAAGCATTGAAATTGGTTATACCTGGTATCGTAAACACCTTCATTGGTTTGTTTAAAGACACAACCCTCGTTTACATTGTGGGTATGTTTGATTTACTAGGTAGGGTCCAAGCCGCTACACATGATTCAAGCTGGTTAGGAACAACAATTGAAGGTTATGCCTTCGCTGGGTTTGTTTTCTGGGCGGCCTGCTTTGGTATGTCACGTTACAGTATGAGAATCGAGCGCAAGTTAGAAACTGGGCACAAGCGAAATTAG
- a CDS encoding chorismate--pyruvate lyase family protein: protein MNPSAAQQFDYRWAPVHRINKVKVPKTLWPWLVTHDSLTAKLQSLGTLTVHVIEDAWGAPTARERKCLKLRPREAARIRTVLLKVDGKAVIYARSIIPAKSLRGHWRQVKHLKDKPLGGYLFQHRALTRSAIEITQLPRSMFPNQQSALWARRSVFHQFGPGILVNEAFFDDINHLKPLFGFL from the coding sequence ATGAACCCCTCAGCCGCCCAGCAATTTGACTATCGATGGGCGCCTGTTCATCGAATCAATAAAGTAAAAGTACCTAAAACGCTCTGGCCTTGGCTGGTCACTCACGACTCTTTGACAGCAAAACTACAAAGCCTCGGCACATTAACGGTTCACGTCATCGAAGACGCTTGGGGGGCACCAACAGCTCGAGAGCGAAAATGTCTCAAGTTGCGCCCAAGGGAAGCGGCTCGAATTCGCACCGTACTACTCAAGGTGGATGGTAAGGCCGTCATATATGCTCGCTCGATTATCCCAGCCAAATCCCTACGAGGCCATTGGCGTCAAGTAAAGCACCTAAAAGACAAGCCCTTAGGCGGTTATTTGTTTCAACATCGTGCACTGACTCGAAGCGCCATTGAAATAACGCAATTGCCAAGAAGTATGTTTCCCAATCAACAAAGTGCCTTATGGGCAAGACGCTCTGTATTTCATCAGTTTGGACCCGGCATATTAGTGAACGAAGCATTCTTCGATGATATTAACCACCTAAAACCGCTGTTTGGATTTTTATGA
- a CDS encoding amino acid ABC transporter permease — MSDKTTSSNKSILHDAGTRALIFQIVLLAVVVFVGYYLFSNLQANRADQGISTGFAFLNQPAGFPVLIHLIEYTEADTYGRAFFVALINTVVISLMGIVLATIIGVVMGLARLSNNWLVARLATVYVETLRNIPLLLQMFFWYFAVLAALPTPKNSIVFADFFLNKRGIYSPNPIAQDGFGFVVAGFVLSIIASIALVVWAKKRQTKTGLWFPAYWASLGTIVVITFLALAVSGFPIEFDLPQKSRFNVTGGMVLPPEFVAVLVALSTYTGAFIAEIVRAGILSVNWGQTEAARSLGLRDSLTQRLIVLPQALRVIIPPLTSQFLNLAKNSSLGAAIAYPELVAVVMGTTLNQTGQAVESIGLCMLVYGTLSLTISLFMNWYNKKMSLTER; from the coding sequence ATGAGCGATAAAACAACTTCAAGTAATAAAAGCATTTTGCATGATGCTGGCACTCGTGCCCTAATCTTTCAAATTGTGCTTCTAGCAGTGGTTGTCTTCGTAGGTTATTACTTATTTAGTAACTTACAAGCAAACCGAGCTGACCAAGGTATTTCCACTGGTTTTGCATTTTTAAACCAACCAGCTGGATTTCCCGTTCTCATTCACCTAATTGAATACACTGAGGCTGACACCTACGGGCGAGCGTTTTTTGTAGCCCTAATTAATACGGTTGTTATTTCCTTAATGGGGATCGTATTAGCGACCATTATTGGTGTTGTAATGGGCTTAGCCCGTCTTTCTAATAATTGGTTGGTAGCGCGCTTAGCAACGGTATACGTTGAAACGTTGCGTAATATCCCCTTATTGTTACAAATGTTTTTCTGGTATTTCGCTGTTCTTGCAGCCTTGCCCACACCTAAAAACAGTATAGTATTTGCGGATTTTTTCTTAAATAAACGCGGAATCTATTCTCCAAATCCAATAGCTCAAGACGGTTTTGGTTTTGTAGTGGCAGGGTTTGTACTGTCGATTATTGCATCTATTGCTTTAGTCGTTTGGGCGAAGAAACGTCAGACAAAAACAGGCCTTTGGTTTCCTGCTTATTGGGCTTCTCTAGGTACAATCGTTGTTATTACCTTTTTAGCGTTGGCTGTATCAGGCTTCCCTATCGAGTTTGATCTTCCACAAAAAAGCCGCTTTAACGTCACCGGCGGGATGGTTCTTCCGCCAGAGTTTGTTGCTGTGCTTGTAGCACTGTCTACTTATACTGGTGCTTTTATTGCAGAAATCGTTCGTGCCGGTATTTTGTCTGTAAATTGGGGGCAAACTGAAGCCGCTCGCTCTTTAGGGCTAAGAGACAGCTTGACTCAACGTTTGATTGTTTTACCTCAAGCGTTACGAGTTATTATTCCACCACTTACTAGCCAATTCCTAAACTTAGCGAAGAACTCATCACTTGGTGCCGCTATTGCGTACCCTGAGTTAGTCGCTGTAGTAATGGGCACGACACTGAATCAAACAGGTCAAGCGGTAGAAAGTATCGGTCTTTGTATGCTGGTTTACGGTACATTGAGTTTGACTATTTCTCTATTTATGAACTGGTACAACAAAAAAATGTCGTTAACAGAGCGCTAG
- a CDS encoding HDOD domain-containing protein → MESSRDLQPNKKLRVVHLADHTGRLQVIFPDSNMLDIAAVSRITKRRFEPVTNYHSSGDPLIKPNSITTILEANILKETSVSIRTKVNGFYRDTTSAELESMFSGPLNRFENISISTQLIKQPVDNHEDDEEQILQALGRFQSIRLKQRLEETLEIPPLPASSHRIIRLSSDTKAGTDELCDVIALDPSLAAQVVSWASSPYYGAPGAIESVEDAIIRVLGFDMVMNLALGLSMGNAFQAPEDGPRHYEDFWLDSVSNAVLVESLVKAMPNQGRPKIGHAYLAGLLHNFGYLAISTILPPHFSILSRYQEANAHLSSELIEMQILHFTKEQLGSWLLRYWSLPDNIWTAIRYSKKPHYYGEHAILAKLLYVSFQLRNEGIIEPSVLQEIGLTLEEAEACRDAVYQKSPELYKMVALINKMNA, encoded by the coding sequence ATGGAATCGTCTCGAGACCTTCAGCCAAACAAGAAATTACGGGTTGTGCATTTAGCTGATCACACAGGTCGATTGCAGGTTATTTTTCCTGATAGCAATATGCTCGATATTGCTGCGGTATCACGAATAACTAAGCGGCGTTTTGAGCCCGTTACCAACTATCACAGTTCGGGCGACCCTCTCATCAAACCCAACAGTATAACGACTATATTAGAAGCCAATATTCTCAAAGAAACTTCTGTGTCAATTCGAACAAAAGTGAATGGGTTCTATCGCGATACGACATCGGCAGAATTAGAAAGTATGTTTTCTGGTCCACTAAACCGCTTCGAAAACATCTCCATTAGTACGCAACTAATAAAACAACCCGTAGACAATCATGAAGACGATGAGGAGCAGATTCTCCAAGCACTCGGACGCTTCCAGTCTATTAGGCTTAAACAGCGCTTAGAAGAGACTCTAGAGATCCCTCCTTTACCGGCGTCTTCACATAGAATTATTCGCCTGTCATCTGACACAAAGGCGGGAACCGATGAACTGTGTGACGTTATCGCTCTTGACCCAAGCCTAGCGGCACAAGTCGTCAGCTGGGCGTCATCACCCTACTATGGTGCTCCAGGCGCCATAGAATCAGTAGAAGACGCTATTATTCGAGTCCTAGGCTTTGATATGGTAATGAACCTAGCGCTTGGACTTTCGATGGGAAATGCATTTCAAGCGCCCGAAGATGGTCCACGTCACTATGAAGACTTTTGGCTCGACTCTGTCTCTAATGCCGTGCTCGTGGAATCCTTGGTCAAAGCCATGCCAAATCAAGGCCGCCCAAAAATCGGTCATGCCTATCTTGCTGGCTTGCTGCATAACTTTGGCTACTTGGCCATAAGCACTATTTTACCGCCACATTTTTCTATCCTTTCTCGGTATCAAGAAGCGAACGCGCATCTGTCTTCTGAGCTGATTGAAATGCAGATACTGCACTTTACCAAAGAACAATTAGGTTCCTGGTTATTGCGTTACTGGAGCTTGCCAGACAATATTTGGACCGCCATCCGATACAGTAAAAAACCACATTATTACGGCGAACATGCCATTTTAGCAAAACTGCTGTATGTCTCATTCCAGCTACGCAATGAAGGGATCATTGAGCCATCCGTTCTGCAGGAAATAGGCCTGACACTAGAAGAGGCCGAAGCGTGTCGTGATGCGGTTTATCAAAAATCTCCAGAGCTGTATAAAATGGTCGCTTTGATTAATAAAATGAATGCTTAA
- a CDS encoding amino acid ABC transporter substrate-binding protein has product MKSNVGKLLSTAAIAVTISAGAAASTLEDVKAKGFVQCGVSLGVPGFSNADSNGNWSGIDVDACRATAAAIFGDAQKAKFTPLSAKERFTALQSGEIDVLTRNTTWTYTRDASLGLDFTAVNFYDGQGFMARKALGVTSALDLDGATVCTEQGTTTELNMADFFRKHKMSYVPVVVQKADEALAAYASGRCDVFTTDKSGLAAHRSKLADPAAHIILEETISKEPLGPVVRHGDNQWKDIVTWAMFVQVNAEEMNITSKNVAKIKKESNDPGIKRLLGAEGDMGAQLGLSADWAYNVIAEVGNYGEVFERNVGPSTPVGLPRGINKLWTDGGVMYAPPVR; this is encoded by the coding sequence ATGAAATCGAATGTTGGTAAACTACTGTCTACTGCAGCCATCGCCGTAACTATCAGCGCTGGTGCAGCCGCATCTACTCTTGAAGATGTAAAAGCAAAAGGTTTTGTTCAATGTGGCGTAAGCCTAGGCGTACCAGGATTCTCAAACGCCGATTCAAACGGTAATTGGTCTGGTATTGATGTTGACGCTTGTCGCGCAACCGCTGCTGCAATCTTCGGTGATGCTCAAAAAGCAAAATTCACCCCTCTTTCAGCGAAAGAGCGTTTCACTGCACTACAGTCAGGAGAAATCGACGTACTAACTCGTAACACGACGTGGACTTATACTCGTGACGCATCTCTAGGTCTAGATTTCACTGCGGTTAACTTCTATGACGGTCAAGGCTTCATGGCTCGTAAAGCGCTTGGGGTTACATCTGCACTAGATCTTGATGGTGCAACGGTTTGTACAGAACAGGGTACAACGACAGAATTGAATATGGCTGACTTCTTCCGTAAACATAAAATGTCTTACGTTCCTGTTGTTGTTCAAAAAGCAGATGAAGCTTTGGCAGCGTACGCTTCAGGTCGTTGTGACGTTTTCACTACGGATAAATCAGGTCTAGCGGCTCACCGTTCTAAGTTAGCCGATCCAGCAGCTCACATTATTCTTGAAGAAACTATTTCTAAAGAACCTCTAGGTCCTGTTGTGCGTCATGGCGACAACCAGTGGAAAGATATTGTGACTTGGGCAATGTTCGTTCAGGTTAATGCTGAAGAAATGAACATTACTTCTAAGAATGTTGCTAAAATCAAGAAAGAATCAAATGATCCAGGTATCAAGCGTTTATTAGGTGCTGAAGGCGATATGGGTGCTCAACTAGGCCTATCTGCTGACTGGGCTTACAACGTCATCGCTGAAGTAGGTAACTACGGCGAAGTGTTTGAACGTAACGTTGGACCATCTACACCAGTAGGTCTTCCACGTGGTATTAACAAATTATGGACTGACGGTGGTGTTATGTACGCGCCACCAGTACGTTAA
- the recG gene encoding ATP-dependent DNA helicase RecG: MIDGLDTQDVRDLKGVGDAMAEKLAKLHLNTVQDLLFHLPIRYQDRTRVVPIGQLHFGDEAVIEGQVTGSEIKMGKRRSLLCRIKDHTGTLCLRFFHFSAAQKKQLEPGKRVRCFGEIRRGSSGFEIYHPEYKVIGDEETQEESAQLTPIYPLTEGLTQTKIRQLCEQALERLTPYNLQEWLPDEIREQFSLPPLCDAIQFLHHPSRDADLELLRSGSHPAQYRLSFEELMAHQLSLISKRVKAKQDVAIQVQSAGELSHRFLQQLPFSPTNAQQRVFQEILNDLKTGHPMLRLVQGDVGSGKTLVAALAAASVVQAGYQVAIMAPTEILAEQHYINFTQWFEPLGLKVAWMTGKLKGKIREKERADIASGAAQIVVGTHALFQDSVDFDRLALAIIDEQHRFGVHQRMALREKGMKHGFQPHQLIMTATPIPRTLAMSAYADLDCSIIDELPPGRTPVNTIVVSDHRRQEVIDRVKSGCEEGKQAYWVCTLIEESEALQCQAAEDTAILLQEQLGNLTIGLVHGRLKSQEKADIMAKFKAGDIQLLVATTVIEVGVDVPNSSLMVIENPERLGLAQLHQLRGRVGRGRAASHCVLLYKAPLGQQGKERLSTMRETSDGFKIAEKDLELRGPGELLGTRQTGLWEFKVADLQRDKNLLDDVQKAAALLHNRYPDRISPLLSRWLPNHDQYLNV; the protein is encoded by the coding sequence ATGATCGACGGATTAGATACTCAAGATGTTCGTGACCTAAAAGGCGTTGGAGATGCGATGGCTGAAAAGCTGGCTAAGCTCCATTTGAACACAGTACAAGACTTACTGTTTCATTTGCCTATTCGCTATCAAGACAGAACGCGAGTTGTGCCAATAGGCCAACTTCACTTTGGCGACGAAGCCGTCATTGAAGGGCAAGTCACGGGCAGCGAAATAAAGATGGGCAAACGCCGGAGCCTCCTGTGTCGAATCAAAGATCATACCGGCACATTATGTTTGCGGTTTTTCCATTTCTCTGCCGCACAAAAAAAACAATTAGAGCCCGGTAAGCGCGTGCGTTGTTTTGGTGAGATTCGCCGAGGCAGTTCAGGGTTTGAAATATATCACCCTGAGTACAAGGTCATTGGTGACGAGGAAACACAAGAAGAGTCGGCGCAGCTTACGCCAATTTATCCGCTTACCGAAGGGCTGACGCAAACTAAGATCCGTCAACTTTGTGAGCAAGCGTTAGAACGCTTAACGCCTTATAACCTACAAGAGTGGCTGCCTGACGAAATACGTGAGCAGTTCAGCTTACCGCCGCTTTGTGATGCCATTCAATTTCTACATCATCCATCACGAGACGCCGATTTAGAACTGCTAAGATCAGGAAGTCATCCCGCACAATATCGTCTCTCGTTTGAAGAGCTCATGGCACATCAGCTGTCCCTTATCAGCAAGCGAGTGAAGGCAAAGCAAGATGTGGCGATCCAAGTACAGAGCGCCGGTGAATTAAGTCATCGATTCTTGCAGCAGTTGCCTTTTTCGCCAACCAACGCCCAGCAGCGTGTCTTTCAAGAAATTCTTAACGACCTAAAGACTGGCCACCCTATGCTGCGCTTAGTGCAAGGTGACGTAGGCTCAGGCAAAACACTCGTTGCTGCACTAGCTGCTGCCTCTGTGGTACAGGCTGGCTATCAAGTCGCCATTATGGCGCCAACGGAAATTCTTGCCGAGCAACACTACATTAATTTCACTCAGTGGTTTGAGCCTCTTGGTCTTAAAGTCGCATGGATGACGGGTAAGCTTAAAGGCAAGATTCGAGAAAAAGAGCGCGCTGATATTGCTTCTGGCGCGGCTCAAATTGTGGTTGGAACTCATGCCTTGTTTCAAGACTCGGTCGATTTTGATCGCTTAGCACTGGCCATCATCGATGAGCAGCACCGCTTCGGGGTTCACCAGCGTATGGCTTTACGTGAAAAAGGCATGAAGCACGGTTTTCAGCCACACCAATTGATCATGACGGCGACACCCATTCCTCGTACTTTGGCCATGTCCGCTTATGCCGATTTAGATTGCTCAATCATTGATGAACTGCCACCAGGTCGAACCCCCGTCAATACCATTGTCGTATCGGATCATCGCCGGCAAGAAGTCATTGATCGGGTGAAGAGTGGCTGCGAAGAAGGCAAGCAAGCGTATTGGGTTTGTACACTGATTGAAGAGTCTGAAGCGCTGCAATGCCAAGCCGCAGAAGACACCGCTATTTTATTACAAGAACAGCTTGGCAATTTAACCATTGGATTGGTGCATGGTCGACTCAAGTCACAAGAAAAAGCCGACATCATGGCAAAATTTAAGGCCGGTGACATTCAGCTTTTAGTGGCCACAACCGTGATCGAAGTGGGTGTGGATGTGCCAAATTCCAGTTTAATGGTAATTGAAAACCCTGAGAGACTTGGGCTTGCACAGCTTCATCAGCTGCGTGGTCGTGTTGGCCGAGGGCGGGCGGCAAGTCACTGTGTGCTGCTTTATAAAGCGCCTTTAGGACAACAAGGTAAAGAACGTCTTTCTACCATGAGAGAAACCAGCGATGGTTTCAAAATAGCAGAAAAAGACCTTGAGTTACGTGGGCCAGGTGAATTACTTGGCACAAGGCAAACAGGCCTTTGGGAATTTAAAGTAGCGGATTTACAACGCGATAAAAACTTACTTGATGACGTTCAAAAAGCCGCTGCACTTCTGCATAACCGTTATCCAGACCGTATTTCACCGCTGCTTTCTCGATGGTTACCTAACCACGATCAATACTTAAACGTCTAA